A region from the Lytechinus variegatus isolate NC3 chromosome 6, Lvar_3.0, whole genome shotgun sequence genome encodes:
- the LOC121416762 gene encoding b(0,+)-type amino acid transporter 1-like has translation FGQSFPKTRSKGYIFSKDIVDVGEMAKSKAHSIDYDSGRMDGEIKLKREVGLFGGICFVVGAMIGSGIFVSPVGILRETESVGMSLVIWLLCGFLALGGSLCYAELGTMIPKSGGEYAYLLECMGALPAFLFSWTFILVIRPSTVAIVCLIMGTYTAEYITNSDCYDNDLVARIFAMMALLILTFINCYSVKAANQIQIWFTIAKLLVCAIIIVIGFINIGKGNTEFIAPKTSFMNSSPNGLSYALAFYQGLWAYEGWGFLNSLTEEIKNPRRNLPISLLVGIPFVALVYISMNISYFTVVTPDEMLAAKAVAVTFAHRTMGSFAWIVPLGVCMSTFGAANATLFTAGRLPFVAAREGHVAQILGMVHAKRLTPQPAVMSVTAIAMALICIGDFDGLLNYFTFAVWLFYSLTVLALMIMRYTHASWERPIKVPLVVPILFFCASLYLIFAPIINSPALEFLYAFIFIISGIAVYFLFVWYKLQLRGMNSLTRFLQKLFFVIPTSYKEKDEVKTPL, from the exons TTTGGCCAAAGCTTTCCGAAAACACGGTCAAAaggatatattttttcaaaggaCATCGTTGACGTCGGTGAGATGGCGAAGTCAAAAGCACACAGCATCGATTACGACTCTGGTAGAATGGACGGCGAGATAAAACTCAAGCGCGAGGTCGGACTCTTCGGCGGTATCTGCTTTGTCGTGGGGGCGATGATTGGTTCGGGAATCTTCGTATCCCCGGTCGGCATTCTTCGGGAAACCGAAAGCGTCGGAATGAGTCTCGTCATCTGGCTTCTCTGCGGCTTCCTAGCTCTTGGAG GTTCCCTTTGTTACGCTGAGCTGGGCACAATGATTCCCAAATCGGGAGGAGAGTACGCCTATCTCCTGGAGTGCATGGGTGCTCTACCGGCCTTCCTTTTCTCCTGGACTTTTATCCTGGTGATACGCCCATCAACCGTTGCCATCGTCTGCCTCATCATGGGCACCTACACCGCGGAGTACATCACAAATAGCGATTGCTATGACAACGACCTGGTAGCAAGGATATTCGCGATGATGGCGCTAT TGATCCTGACCTTCATAAATTGCTACAGTGTGAAagcagccaatcaaatccaGATCTGGTTTACCATTGCCAAGCTGCTTGTGTGTgcaatcatcattgtcattggcTTTATCAACATTGGAAAAG GCAATACGGAGTTCATTGCACCCAAAACATCGTTCATGAATAGTTCGCCCAATGGACTGTCTTATGCCTTAGCCTTTTATCAAGGACTTTGGGCGTATGAAGGATG GGGTTTCCTAAATTCATTGACTGAAGAGATTAAAAACCCACGAAG GAATCTTCCGATTTCTTTGCTGGTCGGCATCCCCTTCGTCGCTCTTGTATATATCTCCATGAATATCTCATACTTCACTGTTGTTACCCCAGATGAGATGCTTGCAGCAAAAGCAGTTGCTGTC ACTTTTGCACACCGCACAATGGGATCTTTCGCTTGGATCGTTCCTCTTGGTGTGTGTATGTCGACTTTCGGAGCAGCGAACGCTACCCTTTTTACAGCTGGCAG GTTACCCTTCGTAGCAGCAAGGGAAGGCCACGTGGCTCAGATCTTAGGAATGGTGCACGCTAAGAGGCTTACCCCACAACCTGCTGTTATGTCAGTG acGGCGATTGCAATGGCTCTGATATGCATTGGGGATTTTGATGGTCTCCTCAACTACTTTACCTTCGCCGTCTGGCTTTTCTACAGTCTTACCGTACTGGCGTTGATGATAATGAGATATACACATGCTAGCTGGGAGCGTCCCATCAAG GTTCCGTTGGTGGTTCCGATCCTCTTTTTCTGCGCATCTCTGTATCTTATCTTCGCTCCTATCATCAACTCACCTGCCCTGGAGTTTCTCTATgccttcatcttcatcatatcAGGCATTGCGGTCTACTTCCTCTTTGTCTGGTATAAGCTTCAGCTCCGAGGAATGA ATTCCCTGACGAGATTTCTGCAGAAATTGTTCTTCGTTATACCTACCAGCTACAAAGAGAAAGACGAAGTGAAGACACCTCTCTGA